The Triticum dicoccoides isolate Atlit2015 ecotype Zavitan chromosome 6A, WEW_v2.0, whole genome shotgun sequence genome has a window encoding:
- the LOC119319111 gene encoding putative invertase inhibitor — MGFTARPAVCIVGVLLLAAALLAAAEGEWDAPESCATPVSVEAACRGASDTHHGVDYDHCVRSLNADARSADASASAGIHGLAVLATRIAVDHAASTEAKIEDLAELEAEAGADRARFDHCLEQYGGAADLLRDALDNLQANVYGLAMQQLMAALGASRSCEDAWRGAPARAVPVAAHDREYERLAHIAIGFTHAAAK, encoded by the coding sequence ATGGGGTTCACGGCGCGACCCGCGGTGTGCATCGtcggcgtcctcctcctcgccgccgccctcctggcggcggcggagggcgagtGGGACGCGCCGGAGTCGTGCGCGACCCCGGTGAGCGTGGAGGCGGCGTGCCGGGGGGCCTCGGACACGCACCACGGCGTGGACTACGACCACTGCGTGCGGTCCCTGAACGCGGACGCGCGCAGCGCcgacgcctccgcgtccgccgggaTCCACGGCCTGGCGGTGCTGGCCACGAGGATCGCCGTGGACCACGCCGCCAGCACGGAGGCCAAGATCGAGGACCTGGCGGAGCTCGAGGCCGAGGCCGGCGCCGACCGCGCCCGGTTCGACCACTGCCTGGAGCAGTACGGCGGCGCCGCCGACCTGCTCCGCGACGCGCTGGACAACCTGCAGGCCAACGTGTACGGCCTGGCCATGCAGCAGCTCATGGCGGCGCTGGGCGCGTCCCGGAGCTGCGAGGACGCCTGGAGGGGCGCCCCCGCgcgcgccgtccccgtcgccgcccacgaccgcgagTACGAGCGCCTCGCCCACATCGCCATCGGCTTCACCCACGCCGCCGCCAAATGA
- the LOC119319096 gene encoding pectinesterase inhibitor 12-like, with protein sequence MWPLPPSRGGEAKMSSLPSCIFLLTSVALSFLPHPAMSSTVAIIRLPYGDDIIAETCQRCGENNHNVDYALCVASLSADPSSRDASLHGLALISAKLVQAGVEGMDSGIAALRAKEATQSTRWSCLNACMDVFRNAMADLDDAIAAIEDGRFTEAKTKMTATTDAPVTCNDEFKEQGLQPPMEGESRRLFQHAVISLAIISLL encoded by the coding sequence ATGTGGCCGCTACCCCCGAGTAGAGGCGGCGAAGCCAAGATGTCGTCGCTGCCTAGCTGCATCTTCCTCCTCACCTCCGTCGCTCTCTCCTTCCTGCCGCACCCGGCGATGTCCTCCACCGTCGCCATCATCCGACTCCCTTACGGCGACGATATCATCGCCGAGACCTGCCAGAGATGCGGCGAGAACAACCATAACGTGGACTACGCCCTCTGCGTCGCTTCCCTCTCGGCAGACCCCTCCAGCCGCGacgccagcctccacgggctcgccCTCATCTCGGCCAAGCTGGTGCAGGCAGGGGTGGAGGGCATGGACTCCGGCATTGCAGCACTCCGGGCCAAGGAGGCAACGCAGTCGACAAGGTGGTCCTGCCTCAACGCCTGCATGGACGTGTTCCGCAACGCCATGGCCGACCTcgacgacgccatcgccgccatcgaGGACGGGAGGTTCACCGAAGCCAAGACGAAGATGACCGCCACCACCGACGCACCTGTGACCTGCAACGACGAGTTCAAGGAGCAGGGATTGCAGCCGCCCATGGAAGGGGAGAGTCGGCGCCTGTTCCAGCACGCCGTCATCTCCCTCGCCATCATCTCATTACTCTGA